DNA from Plectropomus leopardus isolate mb unplaced genomic scaffold, YSFRI_Pleo_2.0 unplaced_scaffold18961, whole genome shotgun sequence:
attttttttaaatgcatgaataaagaattttttttctcaactttttgtatttattttctcctgcatattttatttatgcatgtatctatttatttgcatattttattgatatttataatttttaaattttttttaaaatatctgtttattccattatttattttggcatttactttttcttttatttctttatttccgtattcatttatttattccaaaatatttattcaattaCACATTTATCTCTTTATTCCCATGTTAttcatttctatatttatttcagcatttatttattttactgataatCTATGTATTAATTcccatatttgtttatttttgtaccTATTTATACTTTCATTCATtgatttcagtatttatttattcctaaatttatttattgataattaagtcatttttcatcctCCATAAACAAACCACATCCGTCTATGtgaaaatacttaataaataaataaaaaagacctaGATTCTCTGTCTCATATTCAGGTAAATGACatgatgttgtgtttacagGATAGACTTCACACTGGAGTTCCCGCGGCCTCTCATGCCTAACTTTGTACTAGTTGGTGGCATCAACTGCAACGTGAGAAATCCTCTGCCGCAAGTAAGCGAAGCCTGTCTGTTTCTGATTCCTTTTAAGCTAAAAGCAATGAATTAACGTAATTTGCactaattaatgaattaattatcTATTACTTCCTTTTCATATTATCGCACTGCTTTTAATCcgtggagacagagagaaagatagaaaaCCGCAGATGAATGCCTGGctctatttgtttttgtttttccaggaTTTGGAGACGTGGCTGTCGGGAGGACACGGCTTTGTGGTGTTCACTCTGGGCACCATGGTGTCAGAGATGCCTGTGGAGACGACCTCCGTCTTCCTGGAAGCCTTCAGACAGATTCCACAGAAGGTGCGGGAATATATTTATCAACAGATGCCAAGATGCATTTTAAGTCCTGCGTCAGTTAATCACAAAGCAATAAATGCCTTCTGTTCATAGGTAATATGGAGGTACACTGGGCAGGTTCCCGACAGCATCCCCGAAAATGTGAAGCTGATGAAATGGGTGCCTCAGAATGACCTGCTAGGTCTGTAAATCCACTGAAACACATCCTGAAATACTTTAGCACGGCTAAAAACTGAGCTAACATCtatggaggacaaaaaaatctcttaagtatcattaaataaataaataaataaatacaggaataaataaataaatacattaaaacattaatataaaaacgactaaataaatatggaaggatagaaaacataaatacagaaaatagcctaaaataaatgcatgaataaataaataaatatgttcaaaataaaacaacacctaaaaatctaaaatgtactTCTCCATTTTTATATAGctgtatttgttaatttatttattcatgtttttctatGTTGGTATGTTTATGAGGTGGGAGGTCATGacctttgtatttatttcttaatttatgcatttaaaaatcCTGTCTT
Protein-coding regions in this window:
- the LOC121965188 gene encoding UDP-glucuronosyltransferase-like, with translation YRIDFTLEFPRPLMPNFVLVGGINCNVRNPLPQDLETWLSGGHGFVVFTLGTMVSEMPVETTSVFLEAFRQIPQKVIWRYTGQVPDSIPENVKLMKWVPQNDLLGL